A single window of Spirochaetota bacterium DNA harbors:
- the proB gene encoding glutamate 5-kinase, with product MPRSAYIKRVKTIVVKVGSSLITDETGISKKQVTKLVEDVVYLLQKKYRVVIVSSGAISAGSAVMKKKRNLCTIPEKQALAAIGQSILMDVYRECFNKYGYEVGQILLTEDDVKHRRRFLNARHTMNALLEMGVVPIVNENDSVVIKEIKFGDNDTLSAHVANIVQANLLILLSDVDGFYWNEGDTEPVPEIHEINDEVRKRCRGAGSEYGTGGMHTKIKAGEIVIKSGEMMIIANGRTENVLRRIMQGEKIGTLFLGKTQLKSKKRWIAFNVKPKGKLVIDDGAVKALKENKKSLLAIGITHVEGTFDLGDAVEIVDKRGSLIAKGIVNYSSDELQKIKGKNTQEIKKIFGSKYYEEVVNRDDLIVF from the coding sequence ATGCCGCGCTCTGCATATATCAAACGTGTAAAAACAATAGTTGTCAAAGTTGGTTCGTCGCTTATCACTGATGAGACTGGTATATCAAAAAAGCAGGTGACCAAACTTGTTGAGGATGTTGTATACCTTCTACAGAAAAAATATCGCGTTGTTATTGTAAGTTCGGGTGCTATCAGTGCTGGTTCAGCGGTGATGAAGAAAAAGCGCAATTTATGCACCATACCCGAAAAACAGGCATTGGCTGCAATAGGGCAGTCAATACTTATGGATGTGTACAGGGAGTGCTTCAACAAGTATGGCTATGAGGTTGGGCAGATATTGCTTACGGAAGATGATGTGAAGCATCGCCGCAGGTTTTTGAATGCTCGCCATACAATGAATGCTCTTCTTGAAATGGGTGTGGTACCGATAGTTAATGAAAATGATTCAGTTGTTATAAAAGAGATTAAATTTGGCGATAACGACACGCTTTCTGCTCATGTGGCAAATATTGTGCAAGCTAATCTTTTGATATTATTATCCGACGTAGATGGATTTTACTGGAATGAGGGTGATACAGAACCGGTACCGGAAATCCATGAGATTAATGATGAGGTACGAAAGCGATGCCGTGGTGCAGGAAGCGAATATGGCACTGGTGGCATGCATACAAAAATAAAAGCGGGGGAGATAGTTATTAAATCCGGCGAAATGATGATTATTGCAAACGGAAGGACAGAGAATGTACTCAGGCGAATAATGCAGGGTGAGAAAATAGGCACCTTGTTTTTGGGCAAAACACAGTTAAAAAGCAAAAAGCGCTGGATAGCATTCAATGTAAAACCTAAGGGCAAGCTTGTCATAGATGATGGTGCGGTGAAAGCACTAAAAGAGAATAAAAAGTCGCTTTTGGCAATAGGCATAACGCATGTAGAAGGTACATTTGACCTGGGGGACGCTGTAGAAATTGTTGACAAGCGTGGTAGCTTAATAGCAAAAGGCATTGTGAATTATTCAAGTGATGAGTTGCAGAAAATTAAAGGAAAAAATACACAGGAAATAAAAAAAATATTTGGTTCCAAATATTATGAAGAAGTCGTTAACAGGGATGATTTAATAGTGTTTTGA
- a CDS encoding DUF2281 domain-containing protein translates to MQLEQLEKLIKQLSPELQSEVKDFVEFLLQKNKITQRKKLSQRWAGSLSEYKNIYSSIQLQKKALDWRDN, encoded by the coding sequence ATGCAATTAGAACAATTAGAAAAATTAATTAAACAACTATCACCTGAACTTCAATCTGAAGTTAAGGATTTTGTTGAATTTTTATTACAAAAAAATAAAATTACACAAAGAAAGAAACTTTCTCAAAGATGGGCTGGTTCGCTTTCTGAATATAAAAATATTTATTCATCTATTCAACTTCAGAAGAAAGCATTAGATTGGAGAGATAATTAA
- a CDS encoding PIN domain-containing protein — protein sequence MYLVDTNVWLEYFLNQECANDVQRFLSNVYADELYITDFAFHSIGIILSKFKKTEVLSEFVKDIFIENPIHYVGLEPCDTEILISYIKEYNMDFDDAYQYTAAEKYNLEIVSFDAGFDKTKRGRKSPSNLFK from the coding sequence ATGTATCTTGTTGACACTAATGTATGGTTGGAATATTTCTTAAACCAGGAATGTGCTAATGATGTACAAAGGTTCTTAAGTAATGTATATGCTGATGAATTATATATTACGGATTTTGCGTTTCACTCAATTGGGATAATATTGAGTAAATTTAAAAAAACGGAAGTACTATCAGAATTTGTGAAAGATATTTTTATAGAGAATCCAATACATTATGTTGGATTGGAGCCATGTGATACTGAAATTTTAATTTCATATATTAAAGAGTACAATATGGACTTTGATGATGCATATCAATATACAGCGGCTGAAAAATATAATCTAGAAATCGTTAGTTTTGATGCTGGTTTTGATAAAACAAAAAGAGGCAGGAAATCCCCGTCAAATTTATTTAAATAG